Genomic segment of Drosophila takahashii strain IR98-3 E-12201 chromosome X, DtakHiC1v2, whole genome shotgun sequence:
ttcttacCACCCAACCTTCAatcttttgtaaaaattaagataaaaaatgctttgttttttttttggaattgtctatatattttctaacaaaaaaatgtgtggtaaaaaaaatgtcttaaatTAACTCATGGCGTTTGTGTGTAGGAATGGTATAAAATGCTCTCGAAGTAGTGCTGGCAGGAAGGTCCTCCGATTAGTAGGCGGGTGGGCCGTAGGTCTgggcgggggcgtggccgatgggcagctgctgctcctcggGAGCGAACAAAGGAGCTGGAGCGGGATGGGGCACGCTCAGGACGGGAGCGGGAGCGGCATAAACTggagcgggagcgggagcaggTGCGGAGTAAACTGGAGCAGGTGCAGGAGCAGAGTAAACGGGAGCAGGTGCAGGAGCGGCATAAACTggagcgggagcgggagctGGAGCGGCATAAACTGGAGCGGGAGCAGGAGCGGAGTAAACCGGGGCAGGAGCGGCATAAACGGGAGCCGGAGCTGGAGCGGCATAAACCGGAgctggagcaggagcagcataGACTGGAGCAGGTGCTGGAGCAGAGTAAACCGGAgcgggagcaggagcagcataGACCGGAGCGGGAGCAGCGATCTCCTGGGGCGGCAGGTAAGAAGCCACCGGAGCAGCCACCGGAGCGGGCAGATCGATGGGAGCATAGGCGGGTCCAACCGCTGGAGCAGCGGAGTGCTCATGGATCACACGCACCACCTTGGTGGCTCCACCGCCCGAAGAGTAACCACCCGAGGAGTAGCCTCCCGAGGAGACACCGCTGTCGTGGCTCTCGTGAACGACCTTGATGACCTGCGAGACGGCACCACCGGGGCCTCCCGAGGAATGGCCTCCACCGATGAAGGAGGGTCCAGCGGATTCCTGCAGGATCTTGATGACCTTCACGGAGGAGGGGGCTGGGCCGGAGGGGGGGAGGTAGACGGGGCCGGGGGCGGGTCCatagccaccgccgccgctgctgccgccagAGATGACCTTCACCTTGAAGACCTGGGGAGCAGCCTCGTAGGAGTAGCCACCGCCATAGGAGCCACCGCCGGAGGAGTAGCCACCGGAGGAgtagccaccgccgccgccctgCTGGTGGATCACCTTGACCACCTGGACGGGGCCACTGGGACCATGGCCGCCTCCGTAGCCACCTCCGTtgccaccacctcctcctcctcctccattgCCGCCCAGGCTGATTCCGGCCTTCAGGCTGgctccaccgccgccgccgccgccaccaccaccaccaccgcctccAAGGAGACCCAGGAAGCCGGCGTTGGCCACAGCGAACAGAGCACACATGCAAACGAAGACCTGGAAGAAGGAttggttaaataaaatattataaaaaatattaaacaattagaaaatataaatataaaatatttttaatatataatgtCTGGAAATCAAACTAATGGTATAATAACCAagattaatttacatttaaagtacttgatatattttaaattttaaactataaacCAAATGAgatactttaaatattattttttgcacctcttttaaaatattgtttaaaaaaaatctatacaaACTTCAGAATCCTTTTGAGGTTAAGTTTTACATTTAAGatacttgaaatattttaaattttataataagaaCCAATTGAgatacttaaaatattattttttgcttttttttttaaatcttgt
This window contains:
- the LOC108068014 gene encoding skin secretory protein xP2; protein product: MKVFVCMCALFAVANAGFLGLLGGGGGGGGGGGGGGASLKAGISLGGNGGGGGGGGNGGGYGGGHGPSGPVQVVKVIHQQGGGGGYSSGGYSSGGGSYGGGYSYEAAPQVFKVKVISGGSSGGGGYGPAPGPVYLPPSGPAPSSVKVIKILQESAGPSFIGGGHSSGGPGGAVSQVIKVVHESHDSGVSSGGYSSGGYSSGGGATKVVRVIHEHSAAPAVGPAYAPIDLPAPVAAPVASYLPPQEIAAPAPVYAAPAPAPVYSAPAPAPVYAAPAPAPVYAAPAPAPVYAAPAPVYSAPAPAPVYAAPAPAPAPVYAAPAPAPVYSAPAPAPVYSAPAPAPAPVYAAPAPVLSVPHPAPAPLFAPEEQQLPIGHAPAQTYGPPAY